ATAGAATAATATGTGTCAGCAGAAAAGCCCGGAAACGGGTTTTTTAATTTGTCTTTTTTAATAAGTGAAGAAGCTCAAAATCGAGCACTGCTGTAATATGAATCATCACAATATTTTCTAGTTAAGTCAGGATGACGCCGGTATGGTTTTTTGGCTAAAACGTTCAAAGATAAAGATTAATAAAGAAAATGATTGATTGCAGGGAGGGAAGGACGTTAAAGTCCTAACACATGGAAAAGAATTGGTATGTAGTTCACACCTATTCAGGTTATGAGAACAAGGTTAAGGCTAACTTGGAAAAACGTGTTGAAACTATGGGGATGGAAGACAAGATCTTTCGCGTTGTAGTTCCAGAAGAAGAAGAAACAGAAGTGAAAGATGGCAAAAAGAAAGTGACCAAAAAGAAAGTATTTCCAGGTTATGTATTGGTTGAGATCATCATGACGGATGATTCATGGTACGTTGTCCGGAATACGCCTGGCGTAACAGGTTTCGTAGGTTCATCTGGAGCTGGGTCAAAACCGACTGCATTGCTTCCGGAAGAAATTGAAGTCGTCCTTAAACGAATGGGCGTGGATGAAAGCAAAATCGAAGTTGATTTTGAAATCGGTGATACGGTTCAAGTTAAAGAAGGACCTTTCGCAACCTTTGCAGGGCCAATTGAAGAACTTGATAAAGACAAAGGGAAAGTAAGGGTCCTAGTCAATATGTTCGGTCGTGATACACCGGTTGAACTTGATTTTAATCAAGTGGAAAAATTATAAACGGAAAAAAACTTGAAATTGCCTTTTGAAAGTGGTAAAATTTCAAAGGTCAGTATGTTTCAATTTTTAGGCCTCAACGATACAAGCATTCTTTATTAATATATAAAGAATTCAAGATGAGTGGGAGGGTATTACCCTATTACCACATCACG
The DNA window shown above is from Peribacillus sp. FSL P2-0133 and carries:
- the nusG gene encoding transcription termination/antitermination protein NusG, with translation MEKNWYVVHTYSGYENKVKANLEKRVETMGMEDKIFRVVVPEEEETEVKDGKKKVTKKKVFPGYVLVEIIMTDDSWYVVRNTPGVTGFVGSSGAGSKPTALLPEEIEVVLKRMGVDESKIEVDFEIGDTVQVKEGPFATFAGPIEELDKDKGKVRVLVNMFGRDTPVELDFNQVEKL